From Streptomyces yatensis, one genomic window encodes:
- the aceE gene encoding pyruvate dehydrogenase (acetyl-transferring), homodimeric type, which produces MASGSDRNPIIIGGLPSQVPDFDPEETQEWLDSLDAAVDERGRERARYLMLRLIERAREKRVAVPEMRSTDYVNTIATKSEPFFPGNEEIERKVLNATRWNAAVMVSRAQRPGIGVGGHIATFASSASLYDVGFNHFFRGKDHDSGDQIFFQGHASPGIYARAFLLDRLTEDHLDGFRQEKSKLGHALSSYPHPRSMPDFWEFPTVSMGLGPLGAIFQARMNRYMEARGIADTSNSHVWAFLGDGEMDEPESLGQLSLAAREGLDNLTFVVNCNLQRLDGPVRGNGKIIQELESQFRGAGWNVIKLVWDRTWDPLLAQDRDGILVNKLNTTPDGQFQTYATETGGYIREHFFGEDQRLRKMVEGMTDDQILHLGRGGHDHKKIYAAYAAAKAHKGQPTVILAQTVKGWTLGPNFEGRNATHQMKKLTVDDLKRFRDRLHLPIPDQELESGLPPYYHPGRDSEEIQYMHDRRKALGGYAPTRVVRAKPLQLPGDKTYAALKKGTGQQSIATTMAFVRLLKDLMRDKEIGKRFVPIAPDEYRTFGMDSLFPSAKIYSPLGQTYESVDRELLLAYKESPTGQMLHDGISEAGCTASLIAAGSAYATHGEPLIPVYVFYSMFGFQRTGDQFWQMADQLARGFVLGATAGRTTLTGEGLQHADGHSQLLASTNPAVVAYDPAYGFEIAHIVQDGLRRMYGENSEDVFYYLTVYNEPIQHPAEPENVDREGILKGLYRYRQGEKGAIPAQILASGVAVPWAIEAQRILAEDWNVKADVWSATSWNELRRDAVEAEEHNLLHPEEEQRVPYVTRKLADAEGPKVAVSDWMRAVPDQIARWVPGTYQSLGADGFGFADTRGAARRFFHIDAESIVLGVLTELARDGKIDRSVLKQAIDRYQLLDVAAADPGAAGGDA; this is translated from the coding sequence GTGGCTTCCGGATCCGATCGCAACCCGATCATCATTGGCGGCCTTCCCAGCCAGGTCCCGGACTTCGATCCCGAAGAGACCCAGGAATGGCTCGACTCGCTCGACGCAGCCGTCGATGAGCGAGGCCGGGAACGTGCCCGCTACCTGATGCTTCGCCTGATCGAGCGCGCCCGCGAGAAGCGTGTCGCCGTGCCCGAGATGCGCAGCACGGACTACGTCAACACCATCGCCACCAAGAGCGAGCCGTTCTTCCCCGGCAACGAGGAGATCGAGCGCAAGGTCCTCAACGCGACCCGCTGGAACGCGGCGGTGATGGTCTCCCGGGCGCAGCGCCCGGGGATCGGGGTCGGTGGCCACATCGCCACCTTCGCCTCCTCCGCCTCGCTGTACGACGTGGGCTTCAACCACTTCTTCCGCGGCAAGGACCACGACAGTGGCGACCAGATCTTCTTCCAGGGCCATGCCTCCCCCGGCATCTACGCCCGGGCCTTCCTGCTGGACCGCCTGACCGAGGACCACCTGGACGGGTTCCGTCAGGAGAAGTCCAAGCTCGGTCACGCGCTGTCCAGCTACCCGCACCCGCGGTCGATGCCGGACTTCTGGGAGTTCCCGACCGTCTCCATGGGCCTGGGCCCGCTCGGCGCGATCTTCCAGGCGCGGATGAACCGCTATATGGAGGCACGCGGCATCGCCGACACCTCCAACTCCCACGTCTGGGCGTTCCTGGGCGACGGCGAGATGGACGAGCCGGAGTCGCTCGGCCAGCTCTCCCTGGCCGCGCGTGAGGGCCTGGACAACCTGACCTTCGTGGTCAACTGCAACCTGCAGCGGCTCGACGGCCCGGTGCGCGGCAACGGCAAGATCATCCAGGAGCTGGAGTCGCAGTTCCGCGGCGCCGGCTGGAATGTGATCAAGCTGGTGTGGGACCGCACCTGGGACCCGCTGCTGGCCCAGGACCGGGACGGGATCCTGGTCAACAAGCTGAACACCACGCCGGACGGTCAGTTCCAGACGTACGCGACCGAGACCGGTGGCTACATCCGCGAGCACTTCTTCGGCGAGGACCAGCGGCTGCGCAAGATGGTCGAGGGCATGACCGACGACCAGATCCTGCACCTGGGCCGCGGCGGTCACGACCACAAGAAGATCTACGCGGCGTACGCGGCGGCCAAGGCCCACAAGGGCCAGCCGACGGTGATCCTCGCGCAGACCGTCAAGGGCTGGACGCTCGGCCCGAACTTCGAGGGCCGCAACGCGACCCACCAGATGAAGAAGCTGACGGTCGACGACCTCAAGCGCTTCCGCGACCGGCTGCACCTGCCGATCCCGGACCAGGAGCTGGAGTCCGGCCTGCCGCCGTACTACCACCCGGGCCGGGACTCGGAGGAGATCCAGTACATGCACGACCGCCGCAAGGCGCTGGGCGGCTACGCGCCGACCCGTGTCGTGCGCGCCAAGCCGCTGCAGCTGCCGGGCGACAAGACCTACGCGGCGCTCAAGAAGGGCACCGGCCAGCAGTCGATCGCCACCACCATGGCGTTCGTGCGGCTGCTGAAGGACCTGATGCGGGACAAGGAGATCGGCAAGCGGTTCGTGCCGATCGCGCCCGACGAGTACCGCACCTTCGGCATGGACTCGCTCTTCCCCTCGGCGAAGATCTACTCCCCGCTGGGCCAGACGTACGAGTCGGTCGACCGTGAGCTGCTGCTGGCCTACAAGGAGTCGCCGACCGGGCAGATGCTGCACGACGGCATCTCCGAGGCGGGCTGTACGGCCTCGCTGATCGCGGCGGGCTCCGCGTACGCCACGCATGGCGAGCCGCTGATCCCGGTCTACGTCTTCTACTCGATGTTCGGCTTCCAGCGCACCGGTGACCAGTTCTGGCAGATGGCCGACCAGCTGGCGCGCGGCTTCGTCCTGGGCGCGACCGCCGGTCGTACGACCCTGACCGGTGAGGGCCTGCAGCACGCGGACGGCCACTCCCAGCTGCTGGCCTCGACCAACCCGGCGGTCGTCGCGTACGACCCGGCGTACGGCTTCGAGATCGCGCACATCGTCCAGGACGGTCTGCGCCGGATGTACGGCGAGAACAGTGAGGACGTCTTCTACTACCTCACCGTCTACAACGAGCCGATCCAGCACCCGGCCGAGCCGGAGAACGTGGACCGCGAGGGCATCCTCAAGGGCCTCTACCGCTACCGGCAGGGCGAGAAGGGCGCCATCCCGGCGCAGATCCTCGCCTCCGGTGTCGCGGTGCCGTGGGCCATCGAGGCCCAGCGCATCCTGGCCGAGGACTGGAACGTCAAGGCGGACGTCTGGTCGGCCACCTCCTGGAACGAGCTGCGCCGCGACGCCGTCGAGGCGGAGGAGCACAACCTGCTCCACCCGGAGGAGGAGCAGCGCGTTCCGTACGTCACCCGGAAGCTGGCGGACGCGGAGGGCCCGAAGGTGGCCGTCTCCGACTGGATGCGTGCGGTTCCCGACCAGATCGCGCGCTGGGTGCCCGGCACGTACCAGTCCCTGGGCGCGGACGGCTTCGGCTTCGCCGACACGCGCGGCGCGGCCCGGCGCTTCTTCCACATCGACGCCGAGTCGATCGTGCTCGGTGTCCTGACGGAACTGGCCCGTGACGGCAAGATCGACCGCTCCGTCCTGAAGCAGGCGATCGACCGCTACCAGCTCCTGGACGTAGCCGCGGCCGACCCTGGCGCGGCGGGCGGCGACGCGTAG
- a CDS encoding DUF3052 domain-containing protein: MSATADHAEERTNPAARLGFQPEQVVQEIGYDDDVDQELRESIEEITGQELVDEEYDDVADAVVLWFREDDGDLTDALVDAIQMIDDGAPVWLLTPKTGRDGYVEPSDINEAATTAGLSQTKSFNAGKDWTGSRLVTPKAARSGKR, encoded by the coding sequence GTGAGCGCGACCGCGGACCACGCGGAGGAGCGGACCAACCCTGCCGCGAGGCTGGGTTTTCAGCCCGAACAGGTGGTCCAGGAGATCGGCTACGACGACGATGTCGACCAGGAGCTCCGCGAGTCCATCGAGGAGATCACCGGCCAGGAGCTCGTCGACGAGGAGTACGACGATGTGGCCGATGCCGTTGTGCTGTGGTTCCGAGAGGACGACGGCGATCTGACGGACGCGCTGGTGGACGCCATCCAGATGATCGACGACGGCGCACCGGTCTGGCTGCTGACGCCCAAGACCGGCCGTGACGGCTACGTCGAGCCGAGCGACATCAACGAGGCCGCGACCACCGCAGGCCTGTCCCAGACCAAGAGCTTCAACGCGGGCAAGGACTGGACGGGCAGCCGTCTGGTCACGCCGAAGGCCGCTCGCAGCGGTAAGCGCTGA
- a CDS encoding peroxiredoxin — MAIEVGTKAPDFQLKNQHGESVRLSDFRGEKNVVLLFYPFAFTGVCTGELCALRDELPTFVNDEVQLLAVSNDSPFSLRVFAEQEGLEYPLLSDFWPHGETSRAYGVFDEDKGCAVRGTFVIDKEGVVRWTIVNGLPDARDLNDYVKALETL, encoded by the coding sequence ATGGCGATAGAGGTCGGTACGAAGGCCCCCGACTTTCAGCTGAAGAACCAGCACGGCGAGTCGGTCAGGCTCTCCGACTTCCGGGGCGAGAAGAACGTCGTGCTGCTCTTCTACCCGTTCGCCTTCACCGGCGTCTGCACCGGCGAGCTGTGCGCGCTCCGCGATGAGCTGCCGACGTTCGTCAACGACGAGGTCCAGCTGCTGGCGGTCTCCAATGACTCGCCCTTCAGCCTGCGGGTCTTCGCCGAGCAGGAGGGTCTTGAGTACCCGCTGCTGTCGGACTTCTGGCCGCACGGCGAGACCAGCCGCGCCTACGGAGTCTTCGACGAGGACAAGGGCTGCGCGGTGCGCGGCACCTTCGTGATCGACAAGGAGGGTGTGGTGCGCTGGACGATCGTCAACGGTCTGCCCGACGCCCGGGACCTGAACGACTACGTCAAGGCCCTCGAAACCCTGTAG
- a CDS encoding TerD family protein, producing the protein MGVSLSKGGNVSLTKEAPNLTAVVVGLGWDARTTTGTDFDLDASALLTNAEGKVGNDQNFVFFNNLKSPDGSVEHTGDNITGEGEGDDEQIKVNLAGVPADVAKIVFPVSIYDAETRQQSFGQVRNAFIRVVNQADGNELARYDLSEDASTETAMVFGELYRNGAEWKFRAIGQGYASGLRGIAQDFGVNV; encoded by the coding sequence GTGGGAGTCAGCCTCAGCAAGGGCGGCAATGTCTCGCTGACCAAGGAAGCCCCGAACCTGACCGCGGTCGTCGTGGGTCTGGGCTGGGACGCCCGTACCACCACGGGCACGGACTTCGACCTCGACGCCAGCGCCCTGCTGACCAACGCCGAGGGCAAGGTCGGCAACGACCAGAACTTCGTCTTCTTCAACAACCTCAAGAGCCCCGACGGCTCCGTGGAGCACACCGGAGACAACATCACCGGTGAGGGCGAGGGCGACGACGAGCAGATCAAGGTGAACCTGGCGGGCGTCCCCGCCGATGTCGCCAAGATCGTCTTCCCGGTGTCGATCTACGACGCCGAGACCCGGCAGCAGAGCTTCGGCCAGGTGCGCAACGCCTTCATCCGCGTGGTGAACCAGGCCGATGGCAATGAGCTGGCCCGCTACGACCTCTCCGAGGACGCCTCGACGGAGACCGCCATGGTCTTCGGCGAGCTGTACCGGAACGGGGCGGAGTGGAAGTTCCGCGCCATCGGCCAGGGGTACGCCTCGGGCCTGCGCGGTATCGCGCAGGACTTCGGCGTCAACGTCTGA
- a CDS encoding TerD family protein: protein MGVTLAKGGNVSLSKAAPNLTHVLIGLGWDARSTTGAPFDLDASALLCQSGRVLGDEYFIFYNNLKSPEGSVEHTGDNLTGEGEGDDESLLIDLIKVPAQVDKIVFPVSIHDADTRRQTFGQVSNAFIRVVNQADGQELARYDLSEDASGETAMIFGEVYRYGGEWKFRAVGQGYASGLRGIALDFGVNVS from the coding sequence ATGGGCGTCACACTCGCCAAGGGGGGCAATGTCTCCCTCTCCAAAGCCGCTCCGAATCTCACACACGTGCTCATCGGCCTGGGCTGGGACGCGCGCTCCACCACCGGAGCGCCGTTCGACCTCGACGCCAGCGCGCTGCTGTGCCAGTCGGGGCGGGTGCTCGGCGATGAGTACTTCATCTTCTACAACAACCTCAAGAGCCCCGAGGGCTCCGTCGAGCACACCGGCGACAACCTCACCGGGGAGGGCGAGGGCGACGACGAGTCCCTGCTGATCGATCTGATCAAGGTCCCGGCCCAGGTCGACAAGATCGTCTTCCCGGTCTCGATCCATGACGCCGATACCAGGCGCCAGACGTTCGGGCAGGTCAGCAACGCCTTCATCCGGGTGGTGAACCAGGCGGACGGCCAGGAGCTGGCCCGCTACGACCTCTCCGAGGACGCCTCCGGCGAGACCGCGATGATCTTTGGCGAGGTCTATCGCTATGGGGGCGAGTGGAAGTTCAGGGCCGTGGGGCAGGGGTACGCGTCGGGTCTGCGTGGCATCGCTCTAGACTTCGGAGTCAACGTTTCGTAA
- a CDS encoding DUF475 domain-containing protein → MLLKTFGWSFAITVIGLALAGVLWGWKGLAIVGILSILEISLSFDNAVINAGILRKMNAFWQKIFLTVGILIAVFGMRLVFPVIIVAITAKLSPVEAVDLAINDKDKYEHLVTAAHPAIAAFGGIFLLMIFLDFIFEDRDIRWLGWLEKPLAKLGRLDTFSVVVALVVLLISATTVATDVAHGGGDKSSTVLLAGVAGLVTYLIVGGISSYFEDKLEEEEEDEDEADEAKGADEDGEETKSAANAQLNGSGGSGGRGSSGASVAGLAGKAAFFLFLYLEVIDASFSFDGVIGAFAVTNDIFEMALGLGIGAMYIRSLTVYLVRRGTLDDYVYLEHGAHYAIGALAVILLVTIKYEINEVITGLVGVVLIAASYWSSVVRNRRMTAAGEGSETKTEVTSGV, encoded by the coding sequence GTGCTCCTCAAAACCTTTGGTTGGTCGTTCGCCATTACGGTGATCGGTCTGGCCTTGGCCGGCGTCCTCTGGGGGTGGAAGGGGCTCGCAATCGTCGGGATCCTCTCGATCCTGGAGATTTCGCTCTCATTCGACAATGCGGTCATCAATGCGGGCATTCTCCGCAAGATGAACGCCTTCTGGCAGAAGATCTTCCTGACGGTCGGCATTCTGATCGCCGTCTTCGGTATGCGCCTGGTCTTCCCGGTGATCATCGTCGCCATCACGGCGAAGCTGAGTCCCGTCGAGGCCGTCGATCTCGCGATCAACGACAAGGACAAGTACGAGCACCTGGTCACGGCGGCGCATCCGGCGATCGCGGCCTTCGGTGGGATCTTCCTCCTGATGATCTTCCTCGACTTCATCTTCGAGGACCGGGACATCAGGTGGCTGGGGTGGCTGGAGAAGCCGCTCGCCAAGCTGGGCAGGCTGGACACCTTCTCGGTCGTCGTCGCCCTGGTCGTGCTGCTGATCTCCGCCACCACCGTGGCCACCGACGTGGCCCACGGCGGTGGTGACAAGAGTTCCACCGTCCTGTTGGCCGGGGTCGCCGGTCTGGTCACCTACTTGATCGTCGGCGGCATCTCCAGCTACTTCGAGGACAAACTCGAAGAGGAGGAGGAAGACGAGGACGAGGCCGACGAGGCCAAGGGCGCGGACGAGGACGGCGAGGAGACGAAGAGCGCGGCGAACGCCCAGCTCAACGGCAGCGGTGGCAGCGGCGGCCGTGGCTCCAGCGGCGCCTCCGTGGCCGGCCTCGCCGGCAAGGCCGCGTTCTTCCTGTTCCTCTACCTCGAGGTCATCGACGCGTCGTTCTCCTTCGACGGGGTCATCGGCGCCTTCGCGGTCACCAACGACATCTTCGAGATGGCGCTGGGTCTGGGCATCGGCGCCATGTACATCCGGTCGCTGACCGTCTACCTGGTCCGCAGGGGCACCCTGGACGACTACGTCTACCTGGAGCACGGCGCGCACTACGCGATCGGCGCGCTCGCCGTCATCCTGCTGGTCACGATCAAGTACGAGATCAACGAGGTCATCACCGGTCTGGTGGGCGTGGTGCTGATCGCCGCCTCGTACTGGTCCTCGGTGGTGCGCAACCGCCGGATGACGGCCGCGGGCGAGGGCTCGGAGACCAAGACGGAAGTCACGTCCGGAGTCTGA
- a CDS encoding TerD family protein, which produces MAFWSNWGRSAWREFDSGDASGVVELTKRQSTISLTKQGAASGNLRINLSWQMRTSDFNSRAGRGSLRHPLRMFKPEPVQAQGPAMVNVDLDLAVMYELKSGSKGVVQPLGEFFGNLNEAPYVKLSGDDRFGSGSGETVYVNMDHKDDIKRLLVFVYIYDGTPAFDRTHGLVTLYPSNGPRVEIALDERAPQARSCAVVLIENVKGEMMVRREVKYVYGFQAELDRLYGWGLQWGRGYKSKV; this is translated from the coding sequence ATGGCGTTCTGGAGCAACTGGGGACGGTCCGCGTGGCGTGAGTTCGACAGCGGCGACGCGTCCGGTGTGGTCGAGCTGACCAAGCGGCAATCGACGATCTCGCTGACCAAACAGGGGGCCGCCAGCGGCAATCTGCGGATCAACCTCTCCTGGCAGATGCGCACCTCGGACTTCAACAGCAGGGCGGGGCGCGGCTCGCTGCGCCACCCCCTGCGGATGTTCAAGCCCGAGCCGGTGCAGGCCCAGGGGCCCGCGATGGTCAATGTCGACCTCGACCTCGCGGTGATGTACGAGCTGAAGAGCGGCTCCAAGGGCGTGGTGCAGCCGCTCGGGGAGTTCTTCGGCAATCTCAACGAGGCGCCGTACGTCAAGCTCAGCGGGGACGACCGGTTCGGCTCCGGATCCGGCGAGACGGTCTACGTCAACATGGACCACAAGGACGACATCAAGCGCCTGCTCGTGTTCGTCTACATCTACGACGGCACCCCCGCCTTCGACCGCACCCACGGCCTGGTCACGCTCTATCCGAGCAATGGGCCGCGGGTGGAGATCGCGCTCGACGAGCGGGCCCCGCAAGCCCGCTCCTGCGCCGTCGTGCTGATCGAGAACGTCAAGGGCGAGATGATGGTCCGCCGCGAGGTGAAGTACGTCTACGGCTTCCAGGCGGAGCTGGACCGGCTGTACGGATGGGGCCTCCAATGGGGCCGGGGCTACAAGTCCAAGGTGTGA
- a CDS encoding TerD family protein, translating into MTQAMLKGSNIPLEATAIRAVLRWTPGTDVPDVDASALLLDADDRVRSDEDFVFYNQPNHPSGLVRHLPKKPNQDALTDTIEAEFTGLEPAVRRVVLAASADGGTFGQVRDLSLLLYDASSGAPQEADAEPIAIFAVLPETGREAALICGELYRRGDTWKFRALGQGYETGLVGLATQYGISVEDGEAAGGSDGDGAAAPAGAGPEGGAAPEPPAIPAPTPEPLTAGAPEPLAAPEPPATAAPAAAATHAPPAAPGTPPPSSEAPTRPHSPAPAYGYPHAASPDPWDPHRTQPMQPPTAHGDSGFGYVPPQAPPQPPQAPAAGYPQPPGQPPAQPGYGYPPQQQTYGYPQPPAYGYPQQVQPTGPVAPPPLPIPVQVPDPHFVLPPQGPQFQNR; encoded by the coding sequence ATGACGCAGGCGATGCTGAAGGGATCGAACATCCCGCTGGAGGCCACGGCCATACGCGCGGTGTTGCGCTGGACCCCCGGCACGGACGTACCCGACGTGGACGCCTCGGCGCTGCTGCTGGACGCGGACGACCGGGTGCGCTCGGACGAGGACTTCGTCTTCTACAACCAGCCGAACCACCCCTCGGGTCTGGTCCGGCACCTCCCCAAGAAGCCGAACCAGGACGCGCTGACGGACACCATCGAGGCCGAGTTCACCGGGCTGGAGCCCGCGGTGCGCCGGGTGGTGCTCGCCGCGTCCGCCGACGGCGGCACCTTCGGACAGGTGAGGGATCTGAGCCTGCTGCTCTACGACGCCTCGTCCGGTGCGCCGCAGGAGGCGGACGCCGAGCCGATCGCGATCTTCGCGGTGCTGCCGGAGACCGGTAGGGAGGCCGCGCTGATCTGCGGTGAGCTCTACCGGCGCGGCGACACCTGGAAGTTCCGGGCCCTGGGACAGGGCTACGAGACGGGGCTGGTCGGGCTGGCCACGCAGTACGGGATCTCGGTGGAGGACGGCGAGGCCGCGGGCGGCTCGGACGGCGACGGAGCCGCGGCCCCGGCCGGGGCAGGGCCGGAAGGCGGCGCCGCTCCGGAGCCCCCGGCCATCCCCGCTCCCACCCCCGAGCCCCTGACCGCCGGCGCTCCGGAGCCCCTGGCCGCTCCCGAACCCCCCGCCACCGCGGCGCCCGCGGCCGCCGCCACCCACGCACCCCCGGCGGCCCCCGGCACACCGCCCCCGTCGTCCGAAGCGCCGACCCGGCCCCACTCCCCCGCCCCGGCGTACGGCTATCCGCACGCGGCGTCGCCCGACCCCTGGGATCCGCACCGCACCCAGCCCATGCAGCCCCCCACGGCGCACGGCGACAGCGGCTTCGGCTATGTGCCCCCGCAGGCCCCGCCCCAGCCGCCGCAGGCCCCGGCCGCGGGGTATCCGCAGCCGCCCGGCCAGCCCCCGGCGCAGCCCGGCTACGGCTATCCGCCCCAGCAGCAGACGTACGGCTATCCGCAGCCGCCCGCGTACGGCTATCCGCAGCAGGTGCAGCCGACGGGGCCGGTGGCGCCGCCCCCGCTGCCGATCCCCGTCCAGGTGCCGGACCCGCATTTCGTCCTGCCGCCGCAGGGGCCGCAGTTCCAGAACCGATAG
- a CDS encoding HpcH/HpaI aldolase/citrate lyase family protein, which yields MRHFEHLPAEVRANVFHREPVEFGVDSPARTLAVALGATLYCPATRPKLAEDIVKQAGRGVVSMVLCLEDSIDDAEVPGAEENLIRQFAELSGLAPGTPLPLLFIRVRTPEQIVDLVTRLGAGVRLLSGFVLPKFTEERGRAFLEALMSAESAQVTEALGGRRLFAMPVLESPELMHRETRTDTLSGISRIVDKYRERVLALRLGVTDLCSAYGLRRAPDMTAYDVQLVASVIADVVNMLGRADGTGFTITGPVWEYFKPHERMFKPQLRISPFSSGRAEALRTALIEHHMDGLLREIELDRANGLQGKTCIHPTHVAPVHALSVVSHEEFSDAVDILEPQRCGGGVLRSSYTNKMNEVKPHRAWAERTLRRAEVFGVAREDVSFVELLAASLRT from the coding sequence ATGCGGCATTTCGAACATCTGCCGGCTGAGGTGCGGGCGAACGTCTTTCATCGCGAGCCCGTCGAATTCGGCGTGGACTCGCCCGCCCGGACGCTGGCCGTCGCGCTCGGCGCGACCCTGTACTGCCCGGCGACCCGGCCCAAGCTCGCCGAGGACATCGTCAAACAGGCAGGTCGCGGCGTGGTGTCCATGGTGCTGTGCCTGGAGGACTCCATCGACGACGCCGAGGTGCCGGGGGCGGAGGAGAACCTCATACGGCAGTTCGCGGAGCTGTCCGGGCTCGCCCCCGGGACCCCGCTGCCGCTGCTCTTCATCCGGGTCCGCACCCCCGAGCAGATCGTCGATCTCGTCACCCGGCTCGGAGCGGGGGTGCGGCTGCTGTCCGGATTCGTACTGCCGAAGTTCACCGAGGAGCGCGGCCGGGCCTTCCTCGAGGCGCTGATGTCGGCCGAAAGCGCCCAGGTGACCGAGGCGTTGGGCGGACGGCGGCTCTTCGCGATGCCGGTTCTCGAATCGCCCGAGCTGATGCACCGCGAAACGCGCACCGACACCCTGAGCGGCATCAGCCGGATTGTCGACAAGTACCGCGAGCGGGTGCTGGCGCTGCGCCTCGGGGTCACCGATCTGTGCTCGGCGTACGGGCTCCGCAGGGCGCCGGACATGACCGCGTACGACGTCCAGCTGGTCGCTTCCGTGATCGCGGACGTGGTGAACATGCTGGGCCGGGCCGACGGCACGGGCTTCACGATCACCGGGCCGGTGTGGGAGTACTTCAAACCCCATGAGCGGATGTTCAAACCGCAACTGCGGATCAGCCCCTTCAGCAGCGGCCGCGCCGAAGCCCTGCGCACCGCGCTGATCGAGCACCACATGGACGGGCTGCTGCGCGAGATCGAACTGGACCGCGCCAACGGTCTGCAGGGCAAGACCTGCATCCACCCCACCCACGTGGCCCCCGTCCACGCGCTGTCGGTCGTCAGCCACGAGGAATTCAGCGACGCGGTGGACATCCTGGAGCCCCAGCGCTGCGGGGGAGGGGTGCTGCGTTCCTCGTACACCAACAAAATGAACGAGGTGAAGCCGCACCGGGCGTGGGCCGAGCGGACCCTGCGGCGCGCGGAGGTCTTCGGGGTCGCCCGGGAGGATGTGAGCTTCGTGGAACTGCTGGCGGCAAGCCTGCGGACGTAG